In a genomic window of Campylobacter concisus:
- a CDS encoding Fur family transcriptional regulator, whose protein sequence is MQYVSLLKQSGLKVTPQRLSVLRILDRHTHPTIDELYDEILKESPSVSLATVYKNLNTLKDEGLVVEVNIVNQKARYDIYEYPHIHVVCESCGSVEDVSYDDAELGKYQEALEKKIGNIIERLNIVASVKSCKHCK, encoded by the coding sequence ATGCAATACGTATCATTATTAAAGCAATCTGGGCTAAAAGTCACGCCACAGCGCCTTAGCGTTTTAAGAATTCTTGATCGCCACACGCATCCAACGATTGATGAGCTTTATGATGAGATTTTAAAAGAGAGTCCATCGGTTTCTCTTGCGACAGTTTATAAAAATTTAAATACTTTAAAAGACGAAGGTCTTGTAGTTGAAGTAAATATCGTCAATCAAAAAGCTAGATACGACATCTACGAATATCCACATATTCATGTTGTCTGTGAAAGCTGTGGAAGCGTCGAGGACGTGAGCTACGATGATGCTGAGCTTGGCAAATACCAAGAGGCATTAGAAAAGAAGATCGGAAATATAATAGAACGTCTAAACATCGTAGCTAGCGTAAAAAGCTGTAAACACTGTAAATAA
- the dxs gene encoding 1-deoxy-D-xylulose-5-phosphate synthase, with product MNKDVKSLDVDELNALCHDIRDKILATVSKNGGHLSSNIGAVEIIVAMHKIFDVTKDPFIFDVSHQSYAHKLLTGRWESFDTLRKFNGISGYTKPSESKFDYFVAGHSSTSISLAVGAAKAIKLKNEDRIPVAVIGDGSLSGGMAYEALNELGDRKYPCVIILNDNEMSISKPIGALSKYLSQMMAGQFYQKFKGRVERFLSYMPDSAAYMARRMEEGIRLITPGMFFEELGLEYIGPVDGHDLGALLSTFETAKNMKKPVIVHVQTLKGKGYEFAEGYYENWHGVGPFDLKSGEFIKRQSNKSATAIFSEQLLKMAREHSDIVGVTAAMPTGTGMDALIQEFPDRFWDVAIAEQHAVTSMSAMAKEGFKPFVAIYSTFMQRAYDQVIHDASILNLNITFAMDRAGIVGEDGETHQGAFDISFLNAVPNMVLFAPRCEESMKNVMEFAYSYKGVSAFRYPRGAFILRDEFNAKPLEFGNGEILADANSDIAFLGYGNGVGRANLVRNLLADKLDVILVDLVFAKPLDSELLLDLAKRTKKWYIFSDSAKKGGIGEIVSAFLQENKISNISVISFEYEDKFIPHGSTAEVEKYLGISAEQITKNLLENN from the coding sequence ATGAATAAAGACGTTAAAAGTTTAGATGTTGATGAACTAAACGCACTTTGTCATGACATCAGGGATAAAATTTTAGCCACTGTTAGCAAAAATGGTGGTCATCTTAGCTCAAACATCGGTGCAGTTGAGATCATTGTGGCGATGCATAAAATTTTTGATGTGACAAAAGATCCATTTATCTTCGATGTAAGCCACCAAAGCTATGCACACAAGCTACTTACTGGACGCTGGGAGAGCTTTGATACGCTTAGAAAATTTAACGGCATCAGTGGCTATACAAAGCCAAGTGAGAGCAAATTTGACTACTTTGTGGCAGGACATAGCTCGACTTCTATATCTCTAGCAGTTGGTGCTGCAAAGGCGATAAAACTTAAAAACGAAGATCGTATCCCAGTAGCTGTCATAGGCGATGGCTCACTAAGTGGCGGCATGGCTTACGAGGCGCTAAATGAGCTAGGCGATAGAAAATATCCTTGCGTCATCATCCTAAATGACAACGAGATGAGTATAAGCAAGCCAATAGGCGCACTTAGCAAGTATTTAAGCCAGATGATGGCAGGACAGTTTTATCAAAAATTTAAAGGCAGGGTTGAGCGCTTTTTAAGCTATATGCCAGACTCTGCAGCCTACATGGCTAGACGCATGGAGGAGGGCATCAGACTCATCACTCCTGGCATGTTTTTTGAAGAGCTTGGTCTTGAGTATATTGGGCCAGTTGATGGACACGACTTAGGCGCGCTTCTTAGTACATTTGAAACTGCTAAAAATATGAAAAAGCCAGTCATTGTGCACGTGCAGACACTAAAGGGCAAAGGGTATGAATTTGCTGAGGGCTATTATGAAAATTGGCACGGAGTCGGGCCATTTGATCTAAAAAGTGGCGAATTTATAAAAAGACAGTCAAACAAGTCAGCCACTGCAATCTTTAGTGAACAGCTTTTAAAAATGGCAAGAGAGCATAGCGATATCGTTGGTGTGACGGCTGCGATGCCAACAGGTACTGGTATGGATGCCTTGATACAAGAATTCCCAGATCGTTTTTGGGACGTAGCGATAGCTGAGCAGCATGCAGTTACATCGATGTCAGCCATGGCAAAAGAGGGGTTTAAACCATTTGTTGCAATATACTCGACATTCATGCAAAGAGCCTATGATCAGGTCATTCATGACGCTTCTATTTTAAATTTAAACATTACCTTTGCGATGGATAGGGCTGGCATCGTGGGCGAGGATGGCGAAACGCATCAGGGCGCCTTTGATATTAGCTTTTTAAACGCTGTGCCAAATATGGTTCTCTTTGCCCCAAGATGCGAAGAGAGTATGAAAAATGTTATGGAATTTGCCTACTCTTACAAGGGCGTAAGCGCATTTAGATACCCGCGCGGAGCATTTATCTTAAGAGATGAATTTAATGCCAAGCCACTTGAGTTTGGCAATGGTGAAATTTTAGCTGATGCAAATAGTGATATTGCATTTTTGGGCTATGGCAACGGCGTTGGTAGGGCAAATTTGGTTAGAAATTTACTAGCTGATAAGCTTGATGTGATATTGGTTGATCTTGTCTTTGCAAAGCCGCTTGATAGTGAGCTTTTACTGGATCTTGCAAAACGCACTAAAAAGTGGTACATCTTTAGCGATAGTGCCAAAAAAGGCGGTATTGGCGAGATAGTAAGTGCATTTTTACAAGAAAATAAAATTTCAAATATAAGCGTCATTAGCTTTGAGTATGAAGATAAATTTATCCCCCATGGTTCAACCGCCGAGGTTGAAAAGTACCTTGGTATAAGTGCCGAGCAGATTACCAAAAATTTACTAGAAAATAATTAA
- the fliH gene encoding flagellar assembly protein FliH translates to MKSSVITSETSPAHFIENYRFKVLGVGERAADSAPVLIEENNLSEELSEQNFGQKGENFIPQASHQTQTNSQNHFASQAQSPQIQQAGESSFVEELLKKTDELSSNIIKLQMQIENQESEFAKRLEAEISRAKEDGKNEGIAQANSANEARINELEARFSASAAKLDEQYVKFDEFLKKIEEELGQTAIKIAKEVIDKEISTSSSQIAHHLASSLIKELSNVKNIEIRVNPEDSEYIKEQFSKNEHVKISADDAISKGGVVIISDGGNIDATMQTRLEKLKMLVNNE, encoded by the coding sequence ATGAAAAGCAGCGTAATAACCAGTGAAACTTCTCCAGCTCACTTTATAGAAAATTACAGATTTAAAGTACTTGGAGTTGGAGAGCGAGCTGCAGATAGTGCTCCTGTATTGATAGAAGAAAATAATCTTAGTGAAGAGCTAAGTGAGCAAAATTTTGGGCAAAAGGGTGAAAATTTCATTCCTCAAGCTAGCCACCAAACGCAGACAAACTCACAAAACCACTTTGCTTCTCAGGCTCAAAGTCCACAAATACAGCAAGCAGGCGAGTCAAGCTTTGTCGAAGAACTGCTTAAAAAAACAGATGAGCTAAGCAGCAACATCATCAAACTTCAAATGCAAATAGAAAACCAAGAGAGCGAATTTGCTAAACGCCTTGAGGCTGAAATTTCTCGTGCAAAAGAAGATGGTAAAAATGAGGGTATCGCCCAAGCAAATTCGGCAAATGAAGCAAGGATAAATGAGCTTGAGGCTAGATTTAGCGCTTCAGCTGCAAAGCTAGATGAGCAGTACGTTAAATTTGATGAGTTTTTAAAGAAGATCGAAGAAGAGCTTGGGCAAACTGCTATAAAAATCGCAAAAGAAGTAATTGATAAAGAAATTTCAACCTCTTCAAGTCAGATCGCTCATCATCTAGCAAGCTCGCTTATAAAAGAGCTAAGTAATGTTAAAAATATAGAAATTCGCGTAAATCCCGAAGATAGCGAATATATAAAAGAGCAATTTAGCAAGAATGAACATGTCAAGATAAGCGCTGATGATGCTATAAGCAAAGGCGGTGTGGTTATTATAAGTGATGGTGGCAATATCGATGCGACTATGCAAACAAGGCTAGAAAAACTAAAAATGCTGGTAAATAATGAATAA
- the fliG gene encoding flagellar motor switch protein FliG, whose translation MSIKLNDKQKMIYDDLSMPEKIAILLIQLGEEATALIFSHMDVDVITEISGYIATAKNIDKQVASAVLEEFYALMQSNQYMRSGGLEYAKEILYRTFGPEAAQKILDKLAKSMENSKSFGYLDKIKPQQLADFIIKEHPQTIALILAHMDSTSAAETLSFFSDELRSEVVIRMANLGDISPSVIKRVSTVLEGKLESLTSYKVEVGGPRAVAEVLNRLGQKASKSTIERIEQSDDKLATTIKELMFTFEDIINLNATAIREILKNVDKKDLMVAFKGSSDGIKDKFLSNMSQRAAEAFKEEMQYLGAVRVKDVEEAQRRIVETVQTLADQGVFQVGEADEMIE comes from the coding sequence ATGTCAATAAAGCTAAATGACAAGCAAAAAATGATTTATGATGATCTATCGATGCCTGAAAAGATTGCTATTTTGCTGATTCAGCTTGGCGAAGAGGCAACTGCTCTTATATTTTCTCACATGGATGTTGATGTCATCACTGAAATTTCAGGCTATATCGCAACCGCAAAAAACATAGACAAACAAGTCGCAAGTGCCGTACTAGAAGAATTTTACGCACTAATGCAGTCAAATCAATATATGAGAAGTGGTGGTTTAGAGTACGCAAAAGAAATTCTTTACCGCACATTTGGTCCAGAGGCAGCTCAGAAAATTTTGGACAAGCTTGCAAAAAGCATGGAAAACTCAAAAAGCTTTGGCTATCTTGATAAGATAAAACCACAACAGCTGGCAGACTTTATCATAAAAGAGCACCCTCAAACCATCGCGCTAATACTAGCTCACATGGACTCAACGAGCGCTGCTGAAACGCTTAGCTTTTTCTCAGATGAGCTGAGAAGCGAAGTTGTCATTAGAATGGCAAATCTTGGTGATATTAGTCCATCGGTAATTAAGCGTGTTTCAACCGTGCTTGAGGGCAAGCTTGAAAGCCTTACATCATATAAAGTCGAAGTTGGTGGTCCAAGAGCTGTGGCAGAAGTGCTTAATAGACTTGGGCAAAAAGCCAGCAAAAGTACGATCGAACGCATCGAACAAAGCGATGATAAGCTTGCAACAACGATTAAAGAGCTTATGTTTACATTTGAAGATATTATCAACCTTAACGCAACTGCGATTAGAGAAATTCTTAAAAATGTCGATAAAAAAGACCTTATGGTCGCGTTTAAGGGCTCAAGCGACGGCATAAAGGATAAATTTTTATCAAATATGTCTCAACGTGCAGCAGAAGCCTTCAAAGAGGAGATGCAATATCTTGGCGCAGTGCGTGTAAAAGATGTTGAAGAGGCTCAAAGACGCATAGTAGAGACTGTGCAAACTCTAGCTGATCAAGGTGTATTCCAAGTCGGCGAAGCAGATGAGATGATAGAATGA
- the fliF gene encoding flagellar basal-body MS-ring/collar protein FliF, with protein sequence MDFKALLHQISQIYQKLSLKQKIVAASSIVLVVAFLVFLTLYKSKNENFAGYSVLFENISPNDSALILDQLNKDGIKYKLANEGTILVPTSDVYKERIAVATLGIPKESKIGFEIFDKQEFGATDAEQRVKFQRALEGELARTIESLSSIQKATVRIAIPKESVFTERQALPTASIVVELKPGVSLNAKQIFGIKNLVAASVTNLSTENVKIVNQDGVALGDEDGEFDSDAIAQQIRYKREFENNYEQKIVNVLAPIVGGVDKVVAKVNIDFDFDKKDTKSEVYDPNNVVRSESNIEEKRQGSAPNEVGGVPGAVSNIGPVQGLDDSTLKEQYNKSSQQTNYEISKKVTSIKGQFASINRVSAAVVIDGLYQSKKDSDGKPTGEVEFTPLSKEQRESITNLIKQSIGYNQNRGDEVSLDNFEFKTGKDISTSEKMDGFVNNYVVPFMPLLKYIFAALLLYIFYKKVIVPFMQKMLEETKEEEEQVQDGLEDIEVDAEDTLEKFKAARKKVEEQLGLSGEFNEDELKYDVLLEKMRAVITERNEEIAMLLQDMVKNDSDFNMRKEI encoded by the coding sequence ATGGATTTTAAAGCATTACTTCATCAAATAAGTCAAATTTATCAAAAGCTTTCATTAAAGCAAAAAATCGTTGCAGCTAGCTCGATCGTTTTGGTCGTGGCATTTTTAGTATTTTTAACACTTTATAAAAGCAAAAATGAAAATTTTGCAGGTTATAGCGTCCTTTTTGAAAACATTAGCCCAAACGATTCAGCCTTAATACTTGATCAGCTAAATAAAGATGGAATTAAATATAAATTGGCAAACGAAGGCACTATCCTTGTGCCAACGAGCGATGTCTATAAAGAGCGTATCGCTGTTGCAACGCTTGGAATACCAAAAGAGAGCAAAATCGGCTTTGAAATTTTTGATAAGCAAGAATTTGGTGCGACTGATGCCGAACAGAGAGTAAAATTTCAAAGAGCGCTTGAGGGCGAATTAGCTAGAACGATCGAGAGTCTTTCTTCTATCCAAAAAGCGACTGTTCGTATCGCTATCCCTAAAGAGAGCGTTTTTACTGAGCGTCAAGCACTTCCAACAGCTTCTATCGTTGTTGAGTTAAAGCCAGGCGTTAGCCTAAACGCGAAGCAAATTTTTGGCATTAAAAACCTAGTCGCTGCCTCTGTTACAAATTTAAGCACAGAAAATGTAAAGATCGTCAATCAAGACGGCGTCGCACTTGGCGATGAAGATGGAGAGTTTGATAGTGACGCTATAGCTCAGCAGATCCGCTATAAGCGCGAGTTTGAAAATAATTACGAACAAAAGATCGTAAATGTGCTAGCTCCTATCGTGGGCGGAGTAGATAAGGTCGTAGCAAAGGTAAATATTGACTTTGACTTTGATAAAAAAGATACAAAAAGCGAGGTTTATGACCCAAATAACGTCGTTAGAAGTGAAAGTAATATCGAAGAAAAGCGCCAAGGCTCAGCACCAAATGAAGTAGGTGGCGTCCCAGGTGCGGTTAGCAACATTGGCCCTGTCCAAGGCCTTGATGATAGTACTTTAAAAGAGCAATACAATAAAAGCTCACAGCAGACAAACTATGAAATTTCAAAGAAAGTAACAAGCATCAAAGGGCAGTTTGCTAGCATAAATAGAGTGAGTGCGGCTGTCGTTATAGACGGACTTTATCAAAGTAAAAAAGATAGTGACGGCAAGCCAACTGGTGAGGTAGAATTTACTCCACTTTCTAAAGAGCAAAGAGAATCAATCACAAATTTGATCAAGCAATCAATCGGCTATAACCAAAATAGGGGCGATGAAGTAAGTTTAGATAACTTTGAGTTTAAAACCGGCAAAGATATAAGCACTAGTGAGAAGATGGATGGCTTTGTGAATAACTATGTAGTGCCATTTATGCCGCTACTAAAATATATTTTTGCAGCATTGTTGCTCTACATCTTCTACAAAAAAGTCATTGTGCCATTTATGCAAAAGATGCTTGAAGAGACAAAAGAAGAAGAGGAGCAAGTTCAAGATGGCCTTGAGGATATTGAGGTAGATGCTGAAGATACGCTTGAAAAATTCAAAGCTGCTCGCAAAAAGGTCGAAGAGCAACTAGGACTTAGTGGCGAGTTTAATGAAGATGAATTAAAATACGATGTTTTACTTGAGAAAATGAGAGCGGTCATCACAGAGAGAAATGAAGAGATAGCAATGCTACTTCAAGATATGGTAAAAAATGACAGCGACTTTAATATGCGTAAGGAAATTTGA
- the hisC gene encoding histidinol-phosphate transaminase, whose product MKFNDFLDDLVNYEAGKPIELVVREFGIEAKDVIKLASNENPFGTSKRVEEALKEVAKNAHLYPDDSYFELKEGLAKKYDVSSKNLIIGSGSDQIIEYALHAKANKQSGVLMAGVTFAMYEIYAKQTGAKIYRTKSMEHDLSEFLEIYNAKKDEISVIFLCLPNNPLGECLDADEVFKFIKSVDENTLVVLDCAYNEFAKFKDSKKEIKPSEVIKFKNAIYLGTFSKAYALGGMRVGYGVANEETIGALSKLRAPFNITTLSLRAAIVALGDDEFVQKTMQNNFEQMKRYEEFAKQNGIEFIPSYTNFITFKFNEPKSSQICEKMLKKGIILRDLKSYALNAVRITIGLSWQNDRVFEELKQILK is encoded by the coding sequence ATGAAGTTTAATGATTTTTTAGATGATTTAGTTAATTACGAGGCTGGAAAGCCGATCGAGCTTGTAGTTAGAGAGTTTGGCATTGAAGCAAAAGATGTGATAAAGCTAGCTAGCAACGAAAACCCTTTTGGCACGAGCAAACGCGTAGAGGAGGCACTAAAAGAGGTCGCTAAGAACGCACATCTATATCCAGACGACAGCTATTTTGAACTAAAAGAAGGGCTGGCTAAAAAATATGATGTTAGCAGTAAAAATTTAATAATCGGCTCTGGAAGCGACCAGATCATAGAGTATGCACTACACGCAAAAGCAAACAAGCAAAGTGGCGTTTTGATGGCTGGTGTGACCTTTGCAATGTATGAAATTTATGCAAAGCAAACTGGGGCTAAAATTTACCGCACAAAGAGTATGGAGCATGATTTGAGCGAGTTCTTAGAAATTTATAACGCCAAAAAAGATGAAATTTCAGTCATCTTTCTTTGCTTGCCAAATAATCCTTTGGGTGAGTGTTTGGACGCAGATGAGGTCTTTAAATTTATAAAAAGCGTTGATGAAAATACGCTTGTTGTGCTTGATTGTGCCTACAACGAATTTGCAAAATTTAAAGATAGTAAAAAAGAGATAAAGCCAAGCGAGGTGATAAAATTTAAAAATGCCATATATCTTGGAACATTCTCAAAGGCCTACGCACTTGGTGGCATGCGCGTGGGATACGGCGTGGCAAATGAAGAGACCATAGGCGCTCTTTCAAAACTAAGAGCTCCGTTTAACATCACAACTCTAAGCTTAAGAGCGGCGATAGTAGCACTTGGTGATGATGAATTTGTGCAAAAAACTATGCAAAATAACTTCGAGCAGATGAAGAGATATGAAGAATTTGCAAAGCAAAATGGCATAGAATTTATCCCAAGCTATACAAATTTCATCACATTTAAATTTAACGAGCCAAAATCAAGCCAGATATGCGAAAAGATGCTAAAAAAGGGTATAATTTTGCGAGATCTAAAAAGCTACGCCTTAAATGCGGTGAGAATCACCATCGGCCTTAGCTGGCAAAATGATAGAGTTTTTGAAGAATTAAAGCAAATTTTAAAGTAG